The DNA sequence TTCGCCATGGCCGGTTAAGACGCTGTCTTTTCCTCTAAACCCTTTTAGGTTTTGTAAGCTTAATTGTCCATAACAGTGTCGAAGTGCGTAAAGGGCATTTTCGCAATGGCCAGCATCATTAACAAAATGAAACTTTTCAAAGTAGGCTTTATTTTCTTGGCTTGCGACACTTATCATAGATTGAAAAAGGCTAGAAAAAATTTCTGCAAAAGCAGAGGGGCCTCCAAAATGACTGGCGGCTCCTTTTAAGGTGGCACTCATGTCCATTAACGCAACAAGGGCGCGAATGGCTTTGGGTTCTACAAAATGGTTTCCCCCCTTTTCCTTATTAAGGTTTAAGGTGTACTGCATGTTATCAATGCTTAACGGGAAAAGTGTTTTATATTGGGGCATAGTAAAGTCCATCAAGATTTTTACAATTTTTTACAATTTTTTAAAAAAATAAAGTTAACTTTCATCTAGTCTTTCCGATAGGTGTTACAAGGAGTTTTTCTATGCGTAAGTTAATTATTATAATCGGTATTGTCACTACTTTTTCTTCCACCGCCCTGGCTACTAGTGGAAATCAAAACAAGCCTTTAAAGTTTACGCCTTATAGAAAATTAGCCTTTCTGCCACAGATGGAGTTTAAGCGGCCAGACACTTCGGTCTCTTTGGTATCTATAAAAGGGCATGATTTTGTTATAAAACCAGTAAATAAACACGCTTTAGAGTCTTTGGATTTTTTAATCTCTATTAGGGTGCCTTTAAATTAGTCGCTTTATAAACTTTCTTTAAGGGAGAGAAGCTTTCTGTTAAAGAGGGAGAAAGTCCCAATATACTTTTGTGACTGATAATAGTTTGTTTTTTGTGCCACAGGGGTATGACGGCCACATCTTGGGCTATAATGCTTTGCACCTTATTATATATTTTTTTTCGCTGTGCTAGGTTTAGGGTATATATGCCCTGCTCTAACAATTTATCTAATATTTTGTTTTTGTATAAAGAGCGATTTCTGCCAGGGGGCCATTCGGAGCTGTGAAAGGCTATGCGATAAATGTCGGGATCGATGACGCCCGACCAGCTCATTAAAGCAATGTCAAAATTAGTGTTTTTTAAGTCCTTGTATAAAACACCCCACTCTAAGCTTTTTACTGTAACGGGTATTCCAGATTGTTTTATTTGTTGGGTTAAAATTTTTCCAAAGTTAATGGAGCTAGGCTTGTTGCTAACTTTTAAAGTTAAGGGTTTAAGGTCTATGCTGTGTAAAAAATCTTTGGCTTTTTTTAAGTCAAAATTAGTGGTTTTTAAATAAGTATTAAAAAACAAATGTTTTGGATGAAGCAAAGACTTGGCGGGGGTTGCAAGGCCTTGTAATTTATATTGAATAATTTTTTTAATATTTAAGCTACTTTGAAGAGCTTTTCGAACAGAAATTTTTGAAAGTAAGGGGTGTTTTAAATTTAACAGCAGATAAGTTACAGAAAGTCCCGGGCTTGTGTGTATTTTAAAATTTAAATTTTTTTGTAAAGCTTTAACTTTAATGGTTTCGGTATTATTAAAGCTAATGTCTATATCTTGTTTTAGTAATTTTTGATAGCGAGTGGTGTTGTCAGACACAACTTTAAACAGAAGGGCTGTTTTTCCAGGCTCTAAAGAGTGGGGGTTTGGTTTTAGATCAATAGCATTGGGTTTAATGGTGTTTATATAATAAGACCCTGTGCCTATCGGTTTTTGATTAAAAAGGTTTTTGTTTTTTAAAAACTCTTGTTTAGGTAAAATTTTTAACACAGGCAAATCGGCCCGCAAAAACTTTGCAGAAGATTTTTTTAAAAATAATTTAACCAGCCACCTTTGCGTTTTTTTATTTTTGTGCACACTAATTTTTTTTATAACAGAAAAGGCATGATGAAAAATACATTTAGGATCTTTAAAGGCTTGAAAACTAAAAAGCAAATCTTCTTTAGTTAGGGGGCGCCCATTGGAGAAGCGAATATTGTCTTTTAACAAAAAAGTATAAGTGTTGTTTTTGTAAGTCCAAGACTTTGCCAGATCTCCTACCACCCTTAGGTTTTTATCTAATCGTACTAAAGAGCTAAATAGTAAATCATTTAGCCGCATATCCAAAGCCGCGGTGGCCTTTAGTGGATTTAAGGTTTTAATTTTTTGCTCTATGCCCACTTTAATGTGTTTATTAAAGGGAGGGGTGGAGTTTTGGCAAGAGAGTAGGTTGATGCTAATGATTAGAAAAAGAAAGTGCTTATTTTTCATAGTAATTATATCCTTTTTTAATCCAACTTCTTGTTAATGCCAAAGTGGATAAACAGAAAAGCCGCATTATTTTTTGTAGTAAGGGTTGGAGCGGGAGACGGGTCTCGAACCCGCAACCCTCAGCTTGGAAGGCTGATACTCTACCAATTGAGCTACTCCCGCTAAGAGTAAATTAATTTAAACACCAAAAAAATCTCCCCGTCAAACCCGATCAAACAAGCCTAAAATTTTCACTTCATAAAAAATTAAAAAGCCTTGCCCTTTTGCTCGGGCAACCCTTTGGGCTGAGTCGCAAAAGGGCAAGGTTTTCTGATTGTTTATGCATTTAAATTTTTATTTATGGAGCCCTCGACGGGAATTGAACCCGTGACCTCAGCCTTACCAAGGATGCGCTCTACCACTGAGCTACGAGGGCTTATTGGCTACTTCAAAAAAGCTTGACATTTTTTGAATGTAGAAACAAGGTGTTTGTTGGAATATAACAGAGTCACAGCTAGTAAAATACCATTAGGAGGAATGCATGGCTAAAGAAAAATTTGACCGAAGTAAAGAACATATTAACATAGGTACGATTGGACATGTGGATCATGGTAAAACGACTTTAACGGCCGCAATTACAAAAGTACTTGCCGAGGCTGGTGGCGCAGAGGCAATGAATTACGATGACATTGATAAAGCTCCCGAAGAAAGAGAGCGCGGTATTACTATTGCAACTTCTCATGTGGAATATTCCACAGCAAATAGACATTACGCCCATGTGGATTGCCCTGGTCATGCCGATTATGTAAAAAACATGATTACTGGTGCAGCGCAAATGGACGGAGCTATTTTAGTAGTTTCTGCAGCCGACGGAGCTATGCCACAAACGCGTGAGCATATCTTATTAGCAAAACAAGTTGGTGTGCCATCTATAGTGGTTTTCATGAATAAAGTGGACCAAGTGGATGACCCTGAATTATTAGAACTAGTAGAATTAGAAATTAGAGAAGTTTTATCTAAATACGAATTTCCAGGAGATGATATCCCTATTGTTAAAGGCTCTGCCTTAAAAGCTTTAGAGGGAGACACTTCTGAAATTGGCGGTCCAGCTATTGTAAAATTAATGGAAGAGGTGGACAAGTATATTCCAACTCCTGCAAGAGAAGTGGACAAGCCATTTTTAATGCCTGTGGAAGATGTTTTCTCTATTTCTGGTCGTGGTACTGTGGTAACGGGCCGTATTGAAAAAGGAATTATTAAAGTTGGTGAAGAGGTAGAAATTGTGGGAATTAAAGACACGCAAAAAACTACAGTAACCGGTATTGAAATGTTTAGAAAGCTTTTGGACGAAGGAAAAGCTGGTGACAATGCAGGTTGTTTAATCCGTGGTATTAAAAAAGAAGAAGTAGAGCGTGGACAGGTTTTATGCAAACCAGGAAGCATCTCTCCTCATAAAAAGTTTAAGTGCGAAGCTTATATTTTGCAAAAAGATGAGGGTGGCCGTCATACTGCATTTTTTAATGGATATAGACCGCAGTTTTATTTTAGAACTACAGATATTACAGGTGTTGTAACTTTAAAAGAGGGTGTAGAAATGGTTATGCCTGGTGATAATATTGATGTCACTGTGGAATTAATCGCCCCTATTGCCATGGAAAAAGGGTTACGATTTGCCATCCGTGAAGGTGGTCGTACTGTTGGAGCGGGTGTCGTTTCTGAAATCATAGAGTAGTTGCTGTTTTTAATAAGTTTATAAAGCTTAGAAGGTGTTTTCTAAGCTTTTTATTTAGGACAGTAGCTCGAATTGGTAGAGCGGTTGACTCCAAATCAATAGGTTGAGGGTTCGAATCCTTCCTGTCCTGCCATTTTTAAAGGTGTGTTATGAAAACAATATATAAAAAAATTATAACCATTTCGGTATTAAGCTTTTCTATTTTAGTGGGCCTTGTGGTTAGTATTTTATTAGAGCTACTAAGTGCGGTGTCTGGGTTTGTTGCAAGGCTTTATGAGCAAAATTGGTTTAGTCACGGCTTTCCCATCATTGCCGCTTTTCTAGTATTTTTGTTTTTGCAGTTTCATACTAAGTCGCAAACTTTATTAAAAGAGGCTGTTCAGGAGGCTGGTAAGGTTGTTTGGAGTGGAAAACAGGCGATAATTGCCATGACTGTGGTTTGTTGCATAATGCTTTTAATTTCTGGGGTGTTTTTGGGAATCTTTGATGTGCTAGCTAGTAGCACTTTAAAATATTTTATAAATTAAAGAAATACTAATTGCATTAAATGCAAAACAGATGTAACTAGGTCTGTATTTATTTTTTGTAATTTTTTGTTTTTTGGGGTAAATGTGGAAAAAAAGTGGTATATTATTAATACTGTTGGGGGGCAAGAAGTAAAGGCTAAAACCTCCATTTTAGAACAGGTTAAGTTAAAAAATTTAGAAAATGAATTTGGAGATATTTTAATTCCCAGTGAAAGGGTCGTTGAGGTTTCCAGAGGCAAGAAAAAAGAGAAAGATCGTACTTTTTTTCCTGGCTATATTTTTATTCAAATGCACTTAACAGAAACCTCTTGGCATGTGGTTAAAAACACTCCTAAAGTGGGTGGTTTTGTTGGAAAGGGTAAGCCTCAAGCTGTGCCAGAAGATCAGGTATTAAAAGTTACTAAACAAATTCAAGATGGAGCAAAAAGTGTTAGCGTTGCTGTCACTTTTTCTGTTGGAGAGTCTATCTCTATTATAGATGGCCCCTTTAATGGTTTTGATGCTGTTGTAGAAGAGGTGTCAGAAGATAAAATGAAGCTAAAAGTTACTGTGGGTATTTTTGGAAGACCAACTTCTGTGGAGTTAAATTTTACACAGGTAAAAAATTTAATTTAGTTAAGATTTAAAAAAAGGGCTAATTTATGGCAAAAGAAATAACAGGGCAAATTAAATTACAAATCCAGGCGGGCAAGGCTAATCCATCCCCTCCAATTGGTCCTGCATTGGGTCAACATGGTGTTAATATTATGGATTTTTGTAAGCAGTTTAATGCTAAAACCCAAAAAGATGCCGGCATGATTATACCTGTGGTAATTACTGTCTTTAAAGACAGAAGCTTTACTTTTATTACAAAAACTCCGCCAGCTTCGGTATTGTTAAAAACTTATTCTAAAATTAAAAGTGGGTCGTCTCAGCCGCAAAAAGACAAGGCGGGAACAATTACTATGAAGCAAGTAGAAGAAATTGCTAAAATTAAGTTAGTAGATTTAAATTGCGTTAGTTTAGAATCTGCAATTTCACAAGTAAAGGGAACTGCCAACAGCATGGGCTTAGAAGTAAAATAGGTGTATTTATGAGTATAGGAAAACGATTTAAAGCAATTTCAGAAAAAGTGGAAGTAGACAAACTTTATAGTTTTGAAGAGGGTTTTAAACTTTTATTAGATACAGCTACAGCAAAATTTGACGAATCAGTAGAAGTGGCTATTAATTTAGGCGTTGATTCTAAGCAATCCGATCAACAGGTAAGAGGGTCTGTCCCTTTACCTAACGGTTTAGGTAAAAGTGTTAGGGTGATTGTATTTGCAAAAGGCGATAAGATTAAAGCCGCACAAGATGCTGGTGCAGATCTTGTGGGTTCTGATGAACTAGTAAAAAAAATTCAGGGAGGGTGGTTAGACTTCGACAAAGTAATTTCTACTCCTGATTTAATGTCCACAGTGGCAAAAGTTGCAAAAGTATTAGGGCCTCGTGGGTTAATGCCTAGTCCAAAAGTGGGTACGGTGACTCAAGATGTAGCCAAAGCGGTAGAAGCAGAAAAGCGAGGTAAGCTTTCTTTTCGTGTAGAGAAGGCTGGAATTATTCATGTAATTATTGGAAGAAAATCTTTAGGAGAAGAAAAATTAAAAGAAAACTATAAGGTATTTTTAGATACCGTAGTAAAAGCAAAACCCTCTTCTAGTAAGGGTGTGTATTTGCAGGGAATTGCATTGTCTATGACAATGGGCCCAGGTATCAAAATGGATGTGGCTTCATCGCAAGCAGCCATTTAGATTAGGTTAGTAACAAAAAGAAGTCGCCAGTTTAAGACAATAGGGGTTTTGAAAAAAACTTAAAACCACAAACCCTATCGAGACGAACCTGAGTGTTTCTTAAAACAAAAGAGAGGAGGAATATAAGGTGTTGGCAAAAGAGAAAAAAGCATTAGAGATTAGTGCTATTTCTAAATCTTTAAAAGAAGCAACGGCTACTTTCTTAGTCGACTTTAAAGGCATGGATGTGGAGCAAGTAACTCAGCTTCGTAAAGAGCTAAGCTCTTGCGAGGGAAAGTTGCGTGTGACTAAAAACACATTAGCTCGCCTTGCTTTAAAGGAACATAAAGAAAGTGCTGAAATATTATCTGCAGATTTGGTGGGAACAAATGCATTTGTTTTTGCTTATGACGAGGTACCAGCGGTTGCAAAAGCAATTAGTAAGTGTTCGAAATCCGTAGAAGCATTTAACTTAAAAAAAGGAGTAATGGAAGGGCAGGAGTTAAGTTCCGCTCAAATTATTCAATTAGGAAGTTTAGCATCTAAAGAGGAATTAAGAGCACAATTATTAAGTGTATTTATGGCACCAGCTACACAATTTGTTAGAACGATAAATGAAGTTCCAAGTAAATTGGTTAGGGTACTAGCTGCAAAAAAAGATAGTGCTGCTTAAGGTTTTTAGAAATAATAAATAAATAAATAAATAAACAAATAAGAATAAATTAAGGAGAGTAAGATGGCCATTAACAAAACAGAAGTTGTAGAATTTTTATCTAACATGTCTGTGTTAGAAGTTTCCGAGTTAGTAAAAGAATTAGAAGAAAAGTGGGGAGTAAGTGCAGCAGCGGCAGTAGCGGCGGCTCCAGCTGCGGGCGGTGGTGCTGTGGCTGAAGAAAAAACAGAATTTGATGTAGTATTAACTGCAGCAGGAGATAGTAAAATTTCTGTGATTAAAGAAGTTCGTACTATTACTGGCTTAGGCTTAAAAGAAGCTAAAGAATTAGTAGAGGCAGCTCCAAAACCTGTAAAAACAGGAATCCCTAAGGATGAAGCAGAAAAAATTAAAGCGGCTTTAATAAAAGCGGGCGCGACTGTTGAAGTTAAATAGTTTTTTTTAAAAATAGTTATTTTTGGCTAATATATTAATATTAGCCAAAATAGTTTTGTGTTAAAACAGTTAATTAATTAGGAGATATAATGGGCACTACCCCTTACGCAGCTTCTCAAATTCGTCTACGGCATAATTTTGGTCAGATAAAGGTAGATATTAAAATACCCAATTTGATTAATCTTCAAAGAGATTCTTATGCAAATTTTTTACAATCGGATTGTGATCCTGATAAAAGGTTAGAACAGGGTTTGCATGGTGTATTTAAGTCCGTTTTTCCTGTTGTAGATTTTAATAAAAGTATTCAGCTAGAATATTTAGATTATCGTTTAGAGCCACCTAAATATGATGTGGAAGAGTGTTTACAAAGAGGAATGAACTACTCCTCTTCTTTAAAAGTTAGATTTCGTTTAGTTATTTTCGACATTTCTGAAAGAACAAATAAAAATTCTGAAGAACCTAAAATAGTAAAAGATGTAAGAGAGCAAGAAGTTTATATGGGAGAGATTCCATTGATGACTAAAAATGCCTCCTTTGTAATCAATGGAATTGAAAGAGTGGTAGTAAGCCAATTGCATCGTTCGCCAGGTATTTTCTTTGAACATGATAATGGAAAGGGCAGCGTTATTGGAAAATTATTACACTCTGCTCGTATGATTCCTTACCGTGGGTCTTGGTTAGATTTTGAATTTGATCAAAAAAACATATTGTACGCAAGCATTGATAGGCGTCGTAAATTTCCTGTTACTATTTTATTAAAAGCCTTGGGTTACGACGACCAAGCTTTATTAAACTATTATTACAAACCTAATATTTTAAAACCACAAAAAGATGGTACTTATAAATACGCACTAGACATACATTCTTTGCTTGGCCAAAGAGCTGGTGGAAATATTGCAGACAAAGAAGGTAACATTATTGTTGCTCGTGGCCGTCGTATTACTAGAGCTACTATTAAAAAAGTAGAACAAGCTAAAATTAAAGATTTAAAAATAGACAGAGAGGGTTTAATTGGTGTTACTTTGGCAGAACCAATTATTAATTTAGAAACGGGCGAAATTATTGCCGATGTTAATGCCGACATCACAGAAGAAGTGTTAGATGCTATTTTGGCATTAAAATTAAAAGAATTTGCTGTTATTTTTTTCGATAAGTTTTCTGTAGGAAACCATTTAAGAAATACATTACTATTAGACAAAGTTTCCACTAAAGAGGAAGCCATTTTAGAATTGTACCGCCGTCAACGACCGGGAGATCCCGCAGATTTAGAATCGGCTACAAAATTTTTAC is a window from the Pseudobdellovibrionaceae bacterium genome containing:
- a CDS encoding ABC transporter substrate-binding protein, with amino-acid sequence MKNKHFLFLIISINLLSCQNSTPPFNKHIKVGIEQKIKTLNPLKATAALDMRLNDLLFSSLVRLDKNLRVVGDLAKSWTYKNNTYTFLLKDNIRFSNGRPLTKEDLLFSFQAFKDPKCIFHHAFSVIKKISVHKNKKTQRWLVKLFLKKSSAKFLRADLPVLKILPKQEFLKNKNLFNQKPIGTGSYYINTIKPNAIDLKPNPHSLEPGKTALLFKVVSDNTTRYQKLLKQDIDISFNNTETIKVKALQKNLNFKIHTSPGLSVTYLLLNLKHPLLSKISVRKALQSSLNIKKIIQYKLQGLATPAKSLLHPKHLFFNTYLKTTNFDLKKAKDFLHSIDLKPLTLKVSNKPSSINFGKILTQQIKQSGIPVTVKSLEWGVLYKDLKNTNFDIALMSWSGVIDPDIYRIAFHSSEWPPGRNRSLYKNKILDKLLEQGIYTLNLAQRKKIYNKVQSIIAQDVAVIPLWHKKQTIISHKSILGLSPSLTESFSPLKKVYKATNLKAP
- the tuf gene encoding elongation factor Tu, whose translation is MAKEKFDRSKEHINIGTIGHVDHGKTTLTAAITKVLAEAGGAEAMNYDDIDKAPEERERGITIATSHVEYSTANRHYAHVDCPGHADYVKNMITGAAQMDGAILVVSAADGAMPQTREHILLAKQVGVPSIVVFMNKVDQVDDPELLELVELEIREVLSKYEFPGDDIPIVKGSALKALEGDTSEIGGPAIVKLMEEVDKYIPTPAREVDKPFLMPVEDVFSISGRGTVVTGRIEKGIIKVGEEVEIVGIKDTQKTTVTGIEMFRKLLDEGKAGDNAGCLIRGIKKEEVERGQVLCKPGSISPHKKFKCEAYILQKDEGGRHTAFFNGYRPQFYFRTTDITGVVTLKEGVEMVMPGDNIDVTVELIAPIAMEKGLRFAIREGGRTVGAGVVSEIIE
- a CDS encoding preprotein translocase subunit SecE; the encoded protein is MKTIYKKIITISVLSFSILVGLVVSILLELLSAVSGFVARLYEQNWFSHGFPIIAAFLVFLFLQFHTKSQTLLKEAVQEAGKVVWSGKQAIIAMTVVCCIMLLISGVFLGIFDVLASSTLKYFIN
- the nusG gene encoding transcription termination/antitermination factor NusG — its product is MEKKWYIINTVGGQEVKAKTSILEQVKLKNLENEFGDILIPSERVVEVSRGKKKEKDRTFFPGYIFIQMHLTETSWHVVKNTPKVGGFVGKGKPQAVPEDQVLKVTKQIQDGAKSVSVAVTFSVGESISIIDGPFNGFDAVVEEVSEDKMKLKVTVGIFGRPTSVELNFTQVKNLI
- the rplK gene encoding 50S ribosomal protein L11, whose amino-acid sequence is MAKEITGQIKLQIQAGKANPSPPIGPALGQHGVNIMDFCKQFNAKTQKDAGMIIPVVITVFKDRSFTFITKTPPASVLLKTYSKIKSGSSQPQKDKAGTITMKQVEEIAKIKLVDLNCVSLESAISQVKGTANSMGLEVK
- a CDS encoding 50S ribosomal protein L1 is translated as MSIGKRFKAISEKVEVDKLYSFEEGFKLLLDTATAKFDESVEVAINLGVDSKQSDQQVRGSVPLPNGLGKSVRVIVFAKGDKIKAAQDAGADLVGSDELVKKIQGGWLDFDKVISTPDLMSTVAKVAKVLGPRGLMPSPKVGTVTQDVAKAVEAEKRGKLSFRVEKAGIIHVIIGRKSLGEEKLKENYKVFLDTVVKAKPSSSKGVYLQGIALSMTMGPGIKMDVASSQAAI
- a CDS encoding 50S ribosomal protein L10; protein product: MAKEKKALEISAISKSLKEATATFLVDFKGMDVEQVTQLRKELSSCEGKLRVTKNTLARLALKEHKESAEILSADLVGTNAFVFAYDEVPAVAKAISKCSKSVEAFNLKKGVMEGQELSSAQIIQLGSLASKEELRAQLLSVFMAPATQFVRTINEVPSKLVRVLAAKKDSAA
- the rplL gene encoding 50S ribosomal protein L7/L12, with translation MAINKTEVVEFLSNMSVLEVSELVKELEEKWGVSAAAAVAAAPAAGGGAVAEEKTEFDVVLTAAGDSKISVIKEVRTITGLGLKEAKELVEAAPKPVKTGIPKDEAEKIKAALIKAGATVEVK